Proteins co-encoded in one Arachis stenosperma cultivar V10309 chromosome 7, arast.V10309.gnm1.PFL2, whole genome shotgun sequence genomic window:
- the LOC130939810 gene encoding pentatricopeptide repeat-containing protein At3g26540-like — protein sequence MGVSAASILNQLLHAKNLKPQPRSTATNTTKAAITTILSHVNAGHICKAASVLFAFPAPFPYSLYAHLFQHCTSPRAVVGLRKAESHLLTFSPNPPIFLLNRAIEAYGRCDSLRDARELFDEMPKPDGGSWNALINAYSQRGFSDEVFKLFLKMNRCGVYPNQITLAGVLGSCAVASEIVLAKQAHVTVVKFGFCRNVILGSSLVNVYGKCGLMVDARRMFQEIPSPNAVTWNVIVRRYLDAGDAREAIVLFSRMFLVKVRPLHFTFSAALVACASISRLDEGMQIHGVVVKLGLHEDNVVSSSLINMYMKCGKLEDGHEVFDQIGSKDLVSWTSIVSGYAMCGKIWEARKIFDEMPERNVISWNAMLAGYARFCDWHEALDFIYLMLGKIKDVDHVTLSLMLNVSAGLSDQEMGKQVHGYIYRHGFHSYLSAGNALLDMYGKCGNLNSATVWFDQMSNRRDWVSWNALLASYDHHQLGEQALTKFLEMQWETKPTKYTFGTLLAACANSFSLNFGKQIHGFIIRHGFEMDIIIRTALVNMYSRCRCLEYAIEVLKGAISRDIVIWNTIIFGCCHNHRGKEALELFQLMEAEGINPDQVTFQGILLACVEEGFVDVGTDCFRSMSNEYYVLPWLEHYDCMIELYSRHGYMDELENFLKTMPIEPTLSMLRRAFEASQKNRYSRLGEWITHKLNEFEH from the coding sequence ATGGGAGTAAGTGCCGCTTCCATACTCAACCAGCTCCTCCACGCAAAGAACCTCAAGCCTCAACCACGCTCCACCGCAACCAACACCACCAAGGCGGCCATCACAACCATCCTCTCCCACGTCAACGCCGGTCACATCTGTAAAGCCGCCTCCGTCCTCTTCGCATTCCCGGCGCCCTTCCCATACTCCCTCTACGCCCATCTCTTCCAACACTGCACCTCCCCACGCGCAGTCGTTGGCCTCCGCAAGGCCGAGTCGCACCTCCTCACCTTCTCCCCCAACCCACCCATCTTCCTTCTCAACCGAGCAATTGAGGCTTATGGAAGATGTGACTCTCTTCGGGATGCACGTGAATTGTTCGATGAAATGCCGAAGCCAGACGGTGGCTCTTGGAATGCGCTCATCAACGCTTATTCCCAGAGAGGTTTCTCGGATGAGGTTTTCAAGCTGTTTTTGAAGATGAATAGGTGTGGTGTTTATCCCAATCAGATAACTTTGGCTGGTGTTCTTGGGTCGTGTGCTGTGGCTTCTGAGATTGTTTTGGCCAAGCAGGCTCATGTGACTGTTGTGAAATTTGGGTTTTGTCGCAATGTGATTCTCGGGAGTTCCCTTGTTAATGTCTATGGAAAATGTGGGCTCATGGTTGATGCTCGTAGAATGTTTCAAGAGATTCCAAGTCCCAATGCTGTCACTTGGAATGTCATTGTGAGGAGGTATCTTGATGCTGGCGATGCGAGGGAGGCCATTGTCTTGTTTTCGCGGATGTTTTTGGTGAAAGTTCGACCATTGCATTTCACATTTTCAGCTGCTCTTGTTGCTTGTGCGAGTATCTCTCGGCTGGATGAGGGGATGCAGATACATGGGGTGGTTGTGAAGTTAGGTCTTCACGAGGATAATGTTGTTTCAAGCTCACTTATTAACATGTATATGAAGTGTGGTAAGCTTGAGGATGGCCATGAGGTTTTTGATCAGATTGGTTCCAAAGATTTGGTGTCTTGGACCTCGATTGTATCTGGATATGCAATGTGTGGGAAAATATGGGAAGCAAGAAAGATTTTTGATGAGATGCCAGAGCGAAATGTGATATCATGGAATGCAATGTTGGCAGGGTATGCTAGATTTTGTGATTGGCACGAAGCATTAGACTTTATATATCTGATGCTTGGTAAAATTAAAGATGTCGATCATGTAACACTTAGTCTGATGTTAAATGTCTCTGCAGGTCTTTCAGATCAGGAGATGGGTAAACAAGTACACGGTTATATATATCGACATGGTTTCCACTCATACCTGAGTGCCGGCAATGCTCTTCTTGATATGTATGGTAAATGTGGGAACTTGAACAGTGCCACAGTTTGGTTTGACCAGATGAGTAATCGGCGTGACTGGGTTTCTTGGAATGCTTTGTTGGCTAGCTATGATCATCATCAGTTGGGTGAACAAGCACTAACAAAATTTTTGGAGATGCAGTGGGAGACAAAACCAACAAAGTATACCTTTGGAACCCTCTTGGCAGCATGTGCAAATAGTTTTTCTCTTAACTTTGGAAAACAGATTCATGGATTCATCATTAGACATGGATTTGAAATGGATATTATAATCAGAACTGCTTTGGTCAACATGTATTCTCGATGTCGATGCCTTGAGTATGCTATCGAGGTTCTCAAGGGAGCAATTTCCAGAGATATAGTCATTTGGAATACCATCATTTTCGGATGTTGCCACAATCATAGGGGTAAAGAGGCGCTTGAACTTTTTCAACTGATGGAAGCAGAAGGCATCAATCCAGACCAAGTGACGTTTCAGGGAATTCTGCTGGCTTGTGTTGAAGAAGGCTTTGTTGATGTAGGTACTGACTGCTTTAGATCAATGAGCAATGAATACTATGTCCTGCCCTGGCTGGAGCACTATGATTGCATGATTGAACTATATAGTCGGCATGGATATATGGACGAGCTAGAGAACTTTCTCAAAACAATGCCAATAGAGCCCACTCTTTCAATGTTGAGAAGGGCCTTTGAAGCATCTCAGAAAAATAGATACTCAAGACTAGGAGAATGGATTACACATAAACTTAATGAATTTGAACACTAA